A single window of Shewanella sp. Choline-02u-19 DNA harbors:
- a CDS encoding ATP-dependent DNA helicase, with protein sequence MSVKLTQQVATTFSADGALAKAIKGFSRREVQQQMAEAVSESISSRDNLVVEAGTGVGKTFAYLIPALLSSKQIIVSTGSKNLQEQLFYKDLPALLLMLGLTPKVALLKGRNNYLCQHLMETELSGASSMDTQILDDLLRINQWAGRTIDGDLGGLTSVSENSAALPLINSAKETCIGQRCDHYDVCFTRKARNRAMDARIIVVNHHLFLADRIIKETGFAELLPDSDVVIFDEAHLLPDIAVNYFGQQCSTRQIAELLERFADIYRTELRDAKQIELLSARCLTLLNEWHQALFATGDTDWRRMLSNKALSVQSWSLLKELNALQALLQGHVGRSDNLDDALEKLDANTAKLQLFFLCENNQAAYSIDYGHRYLMLRIAPIDVAKECKKLFDENIAWIFTSATLQINQDLSLFTKQLGIGKCKELLLQSPFDYANNALFCVPRHLASVSNHNAILPQFVDVCIRAIEAAKGRTFILFTSHRMLKLVAIELQRRVSYPLLVQGQANKQSLLKKYRQLGNAVLLGTGAFWEGVDVRGKLLSCVIIDKLPFVSPEDNLYRARSESISREGKDPFTEISLPQAVISLNQGVGRLIRDEKDRGVLILCDNRIVNRPYGQAFLNSLPPMARTRELDNAVQFLQQIK encoded by the coding sequence TTGAGCGTTAAATTGACACAGCAAGTCGCGACGACTTTTTCTGCTGACGGCGCGCTGGCAAAAGCCATTAAAGGGTTTAGTCGCCGCGAAGTGCAGCAACAGATGGCTGAAGCGGTCAGTGAGTCGATAAGCAGTCGCGATAATTTAGTCGTTGAAGCGGGCACTGGAGTCGGTAAAACGTTTGCCTACCTCATTCCTGCGCTGCTGAGCAGTAAGCAGATTATCGTGAGTACGGGCAGTAAAAATCTGCAAGAACAGCTGTTTTATAAAGATCTTCCGGCATTACTGTTGATGCTAGGCCTCACGCCTAAAGTGGCGCTACTTAAAGGCCGCAATAACTATTTATGTCAGCATCTTATGGAGACAGAGTTATCTGGTGCAAGCTCGATGGATACTCAAATTCTTGATGATTTACTGAGGATCAATCAATGGGCAGGACGGACCATTGACGGCGACCTTGGCGGCTTAACGTCGGTTTCTGAAAACTCAGCGGCATTGCCATTGATTAATAGTGCAAAAGAGACCTGTATTGGTCAGCGTTGCGACCATTATGATGTCTGTTTTACCCGCAAAGCACGTAATCGTGCGATGGATGCGCGGATCATTGTGGTGAATCATCACCTGTTCTTGGCTGATAGGATCATAAAAGAAACTGGCTTTGCAGAGTTACTCCCAGACTCTGATGTGGTTATTTTTGACGAAGCCCATTTACTCCCCGATATCGCCGTCAACTATTTTGGTCAGCAGTGCTCAACTCGGCAAATTGCTGAACTGCTTGAACGTTTCGCCGATATTTATCGTACTGAATTACGCGATGCAAAGCAGATCGAGCTATTAAGCGCACGTTGTTTAACGCTGTTAAATGAATGGCATCAGGCACTCTTTGCCACTGGAGACACTGATTGGCGCCGAATGCTGAGCAATAAAGCCTTGTCAGTCCAGTCTTGGTCGCTGCTAAAAGAGCTAAATGCACTGCAAGCCTTATTACAAGGACACGTTGGCCGCAGTGATAATTTGGATGATGCGCTTGAAAAACTTGATGCTAATACGGCAAAGTTACAGCTATTTTTTCTGTGTGAGAACAATCAAGCGGCGTACAGTATTGATTATGGTCATCGTTATCTCATGCTTAGGATCGCGCCCATTGATGTCGCCAAGGAGTGTAAAAAGCTGTTTGATGAGAATATCGCGTGGATCTTTACGTCGGCAACCTTACAGATAAATCAAGACTTAAGCCTGTTTACCAAGCAACTAGGCATCGGTAAGTGCAAGGAGCTGTTACTACAAAGCCCATTTGATTACGCCAACAATGCGTTGTTTTGCGTCCCTCGGCATCTTGCCAGCGTCAGTAACCATAATGCGATCCTACCGCAATTTGTCGATGTATGCATTAGAGCGATTGAAGCAGCAAAAGGTCGCACCTTTATCTTATTCACCAGCCATCGAATGCTTAAGCTGGTGGCTATCGAGTTACAACGGCGGGTGTCTTACCCATTGCTGGTACAAGGACAAGCGAACAAGCAAAGCCTATTAAAAAAGTATCGTCAATTGGGCAATGCAGTATTACTTGGTACGGGGGCATTTTGGGAGGGAGTTGATGTTAGAGGCAAGCTGCTTAGCTGCGTGATCATCGACAAATTACCCTTTGTGTCACCGGAAGATAATCTCTATCGTGCCCGTAGTGAGAGTATTTCACGTGAAGGTAAAGACCCCTTTACCGAGATCTCACTGCCGCAAGCGGTTATCTCTCTCAATCAGGGGGTTGGCCGATTAATTCGCGATGAAAAAGATCGCGGTGTACTTATTTTATGTGATAACCGCATTGTTAATCGACCTTATGGGCAAGCATTTCTAAACTCGCTACCGCCAATGGCTAGAACGCGAGAGCTGGACAACGCGGTACAATTTCTACAACAGATTAAGTAG
- a CDS encoding glutamate-5-semialdehyde dehydrogenase: protein MSLISTLSANANRAARALLQLTEATKNTILQQMADEIRNNQAAIIEANKADLLQAKEHQLADSMIDRLTLNAERIEAMAEGIETIAHLPDPVGQIRDMGTRPNGIKISKMRIPLGVVCMIYEARPNVTADAGALCFKSGNAVILRGGKEALGSSKAIAAVLHKVLAKFNLPEALITVIPNADRALLMDLMQQREYINVIIPRGGEGLINFVTDNSKIPVIQHFKGVCHLYVDKEADFKKALDLLLNGKTQRTGVCNALEGLIVHKAILNDFMPLVAKALKLHDVRINACQQSLTFFESANLLNDADFGQEYLSLEIAIKVVDEMEGALEHIHRFGSHHTEVICTENRQRALKFQQCVDASVVMINTSSRFSDGSELGLGAEIGIATTKLHAYGPMGLESLTAEKYLVEGNGQIRT from the coding sequence ATGAGTTTAATCTCAACATTATCAGCCAATGCAAATCGCGCCGCACGGGCATTATTGCAACTGACTGAAGCAACGAAAAATACTATTTTACAACAGATGGCTGATGAGATTAGAAACAATCAAGCAGCCATTATCGAAGCGAATAAAGCAGATTTATTACAGGCAAAAGAGCACCAGTTAGCCGATTCGATGATCGACAGACTGACCCTCAATGCTGAGCGAATTGAAGCCATGGCCGAAGGCATTGAAACCATTGCCCATTTACCTGATCCCGTGGGTCAAATTCGCGACATGGGCACTCGACCAAACGGCATTAAAATTAGCAAAATGAGAATACCTTTGGGCGTGGTGTGCATGATTTATGAGGCGCGCCCCAATGTCACCGCTGATGCGGGGGCATTATGTTTTAAATCAGGCAATGCAGTCATTTTACGTGGCGGTAAAGAAGCCCTAGGATCCAGTAAAGCCATTGCTGCTGTATTACATAAAGTATTAGCTAAATTCAATTTACCAGAAGCCTTGATTACTGTTATTCCGAATGCTGATAGAGCCTTACTGATGGATTTAATGCAGCAAAGAGAATACATCAATGTGATTATTCCTCGTGGCGGTGAAGGACTGATTAATTTTGTTACTGACAATAGTAAAATCCCAGTGATTCAACACTTTAAAGGTGTTTGTCATTTATACGTTGATAAAGAAGCGGATTTTAAAAAAGCATTAGATTTATTACTTAATGGTAAAACCCAGCGAACAGGAGTGTGTAATGCATTAGAGGGACTGATTGTGCATAAAGCCATCCTTAATGATTTTATGCCTTTAGTTGCCAAAGCGCTTAAGTTACATGATGTCCGCATCAATGCGTGTCAGCAAAGTCTTACATTTTTTGAGTCGGCAAATTTACTTAATGATGCAGATTTTGGCCAGGAATATTTAAGCTTAGAAATTGCCATAAAAGTGGTTGATGAAATGGAAGGAGCGTTAGAGCATATTCATCGCTTTGGCAGTCATCATACAGAAGTGATTTGTACTGAGAACAGACAACGAGCACTGAAGTTTCAACAATGTGTTGACGCTTCTGTGGTGATGATAAATACCTCTTCACGTTTTTCAGATGGCAGTGAACTTGGTTTAGGTGCTGAAATTGGTATCGCAACCACAAAATTACATGCTTATGGCCCCATGGGATTAGAGTCTTTAACCGCAGAAAAATATCTGGTTGAGGGGAATGGCCAAATCAGAACTTAG
- the hisG gene encoding ATP phosphoribosyltransferase yields the protein MSESNRLRIAIQKSGRLSKESLKLLKSCGVKFNINEQRLIAHADNMPIDLLRVRDDDIPGLVMDGVVDLGFIGENVLEEEQIERQTLGKPAECIKLRQLDFGACRLSLAVPNEFSYQDANSLEGLRIATSYPNILRRFMQEKGITYNDCMLKGSVEVAPRAGLSDAICDLVSTGATLEANGLYETDVIYQSMACLIQSTKSQPDDKQALINKILSRINGVVRAKESKYILLHAPTETLEQIVALLPGAENPTILPLKDDSNRVAIHAVSTEDLFWDTMEELTQLGASSILVMPIEKMMG from the coding sequence ATGTCAGAGTCAAATAGATTAAGAATAGCCATCCAAAAGTCAGGTCGTTTATCGAAAGAGTCGCTGAAATTATTAAAAAGCTGTGGCGTTAAATTCAATATCAATGAACAGCGACTCATCGCCCACGCTGACAACATGCCAATCGATCTGCTACGAGTTCGAGATGATGATATTCCAGGCCTAGTGATGGACGGCGTGGTAGATTTAGGCTTTATTGGCGAAAATGTATTAGAAGAGGAGCAAATTGAGCGTCAAACCTTAGGAAAGCCAGCAGAATGTATCAAATTACGTCAGCTTGATTTTGGTGCTTGCCGTTTATCACTCGCTGTTCCTAACGAGTTTAGCTACCAAGATGCTAACTCACTGGAAGGCCTGCGCATTGCAACATCTTATCCCAACATACTTCGTCGCTTCATGCAGGAAAAAGGCATTACCTATAATGATTGTATGCTAAAGGGCTCGGTTGAAGTGGCGCCCCGAGCTGGATTGTCTGACGCAATATGTGACCTCGTATCAACGGGCGCAACATTGGAAGCCAATGGATTATACGAAACTGATGTCATCTATCAGTCAATGGCGTGTCTCATTCAGTCAACAAAAAGCCAGCCAGATGATAAGCAAGCGCTGATCAATAAAATACTGTCGCGTATTAATGGTGTCGTCCGTGCTAAAGAGAGCAAATATATCCTGCTACACGCACCGACCGAAACACTAGAACAAATTGTAGCGCTACTTCCTGGCGCAGAAAACCCAACCATATTGCCACTAAAAGATGATAGTAATCGCGTCGCCATTCACGCTGTCAGCACAGAAGATCTCTTCTGGGACACCATGGAAGAGCTAACACAGTTAGGTGCCAGCTCAATTCTTGTTATGCCTATCGAAAAAATGATGGGGTAA
- the proB gene encoding glutamate 5-kinase, which yields MSIKSNQRLVIKVGSALIAPENNGCSSHHLLSIAQFILRCRKQGKQVILVSSGSVAAGRQWIDIKSPSIALKKAMAAAGQTNMMAVWDKLFDFPTAQILLTNADLCNKERYASIKETIESLLDHGVLPIVNENDTVTSEELKVGDNDNLAAMVAASTGADGLILCTDVDGLFDKNPQQHADAKLIKTIDVIDESIYQMAGGATSSMGTGGMKTKIEAAEKAVAHGIDTYIVNGFNHQAFSALLQDENPGSHFVSCKTPMSPEQHWMTHTVRERGEVVIEDQHAALSQHDDVITSASILSVKGEFAVGDTILLRTYDGSQVAKATSNYSSCLLNYLMQQADSSITSGSQPQNNSIISQINLAVLERA from the coding sequence ATGTCTATTAAATCCAATCAACGATTGGTGATAAAGGTGGGTAGTGCGTTAATTGCCCCTGAAAACAATGGTTGTAGTTCGCATCACCTGCTGAGTATTGCGCAATTTATACTTCGTTGTCGTAAGCAGGGTAAGCAAGTTATTTTGGTTTCTTCAGGTTCAGTTGCTGCTGGTCGTCAATGGATTGATATTAAATCACCGTCAATCGCCCTAAAAAAGGCAATGGCTGCAGCCGGACAAACCAATATGATGGCAGTATGGGATAAGTTATTTGATTTCCCCACCGCGCAAATTCTTCTTACCAATGCAGACTTATGTAATAAAGAGCGCTATGCCAGCATTAAAGAAACCATCGAATCCTTATTGGATCATGGGGTATTACCTATCGTAAATGAAAACGATACGGTGACTTCTGAAGAGTTAAAAGTCGGTGATAACGATAATCTCGCTGCTATGGTTGCGGCATCGACGGGGGCTGATGGCTTAATCCTTTGTACCGACGTTGATGGGTTGTTTGATAAAAATCCCCAGCAACATGCTGATGCTAAATTAATTAAAACCATTGATGTGATTGATGAGTCAATTTATCAAATGGCGGGCGGCGCAACCAGCTCAATGGGCACTGGCGGCATGAAAACCAAAATAGAAGCGGCTGAAAAAGCAGTTGCCCATGGCATTGATACTTACATTGTTAATGGCTTCAATCATCAAGCCTTTAGCGCCTTGTTGCAAGATGAAAACCCAGGTTCGCATTTTGTGTCTTGTAAAACCCCTATGTCACCAGAGCAACATTGGATGACCCACACTGTGCGCGAACGAGGTGAGGTGGTTATTGAAGATCAACATGCGGCGCTAAGCCAGCATGATGATGTTATCACCAGTGCCAGCATTCTTTCGGTAAAAGGGGAGTTTGCAGTGGGGGATACCATTTTGCTCCGCACCTATGACGGCTCACAAGTGGCGAAAGCGACATCCAATTACAGCAGTTGTTTGCTTAACTATCTCATGCAGCAAGCTGATAGCAGTATAACTTCAGGTAGTCAGCCACAAAACAATTCAATCATTTCACAAATAAATTTAGCCGTTTTGGAGAGAGCATGA
- the putP gene encoding sodium/proline symporter PutP encodes MEYTYLSLGIYFVLMLGIGIYAAKTSTSNLSEYMLGGRQVSPQVTALSAGASDMSGWMLMGLPGAIFVSGFDTIWVALGLVVGAWANYKLVAPKLRLYTETTNDSLTLPDFFGKRFDKENGVIRLISAVVIIIFFTLYTSAGLVGGGKLFETAFAMNYQTGVVITMLVVVAYTLMGGFLAVSMTDFVQGVIMFIALILVPAVAYTNFDSPSSMMSYSLETIPSFSESLSDLTMVSLLSSLAWGLGYFGQPHIIVRFMAIDSVKNIKKARRIGMSWMIVTIIGALATGLTGVAYTRKFEVTLADPETIFIFFSEVLFHPLIGGFLLAAILAAVMSTISSQLLVSSSSLTEDIYRAYSKKAVSDKTAVNIGRLCVFGVAVVASFIAMNPSSSILSIVSNAWAGFGAAFGPLILFSLLWQKVTYEGALAGIITGTVTVLFWIFAPVLANGETLSSVIYEMLPGFIISAVSIWLVSLMTKAPSAEVQKTFKDVNHQLIQQLS; translated from the coding sequence ATGGAATATACCTATCTTTCATTAGGGATTTATTTTGTACTCATGTTAGGTATCGGTATCTATGCCGCTAAAACATCTACTTCAAATCTTTCCGAATATATGTTGGGTGGCAGACAAGTGAGTCCTCAAGTGACTGCATTATCTGCAGGTGCATCTGATATGAGTGGTTGGATGCTAATGGGTTTACCCGGCGCCATTTTTGTTTCAGGTTTTGATACTATTTGGGTTGCACTAGGCTTAGTGGTTGGCGCATGGGCAAACTACAAACTTGTTGCGCCTAAATTGCGTTTGTACACAGAAACAACCAATGACTCTTTAACTCTGCCAGATTTCTTTGGTAAACGGTTCGATAAAGAAAATGGCGTTATTCGTCTGATTTCAGCTGTCGTCATCATCATATTTTTCACCTTATATACCTCTGCAGGTCTTGTCGGTGGTGGTAAGTTATTTGAAACCGCGTTTGCAATGAACTATCAAACCGGTGTGGTGATTACCATGCTGGTGGTGGTTGCTTATACCTTGATGGGGGGCTTTTTAGCCGTAAGCATGACTGACTTTGTACAAGGTGTGATTATGTTTATCGCACTCATTTTAGTCCCTGCTGTTGCTTACACGAATTTTGATAGTCCATCAAGTATGATGAGCTATTCTCTTGAGACGATTCCTTCCTTTAGTGAAAGCTTATCTGATTTAACCATGGTTTCTTTACTGTCTAGCTTGGCATGGGGACTTGGCTATTTTGGTCAGCCTCATATTATTGTTAGGTTTATGGCCATAGACTCAGTTAAAAATATTAAAAAAGCTCGACGTATCGGTATGAGTTGGATGATAGTCACCATCATTGGCGCATTAGCGACAGGCTTGACGGGGGTGGCTTATACTCGAAAATTTGAAGTTACACTCGCCGATCCTGAAACTATTTTTATTTTCTTTTCTGAAGTGTTGTTTCATCCTTTAATTGGTGGCTTTTTACTAGCGGCAATTTTAGCAGCGGTGATGAGTACAATTTCATCGCAATTGCTGGTTTCTTCAAGTTCACTAACAGAAGATATCTATCGTGCCTACAGCAAAAAAGCAGTATCCGATAAAACGGCAGTGAATATTGGCCGACTTTGCGTATTTGGTGTTGCTGTTGTGGCCTCTTTTATCGCAATGAATCCATCGAGTAGCATTTTATCTATCGTAAGTAATGCTTGGGCCGGATTTGGGGCAGCATTTGGGCCACTGATTTTATTCAGTTTGTTATGGCAAAAAGTAACCTACGAAGGTGCATTAGCCGGCATTATTACTGGTACAGTTACGGTTCTATTTTGGATTTTTGCTCCCGTGTTGGCCAATGGCGAAACCTTAAGCAGTGTGATTTATGAAATGTTGCCAGGTTTTATCATTAGTGCAGTATCGATTTGGTTAGTGAGTTTAATGACCAAAGCACCATCTGCTGAAGTTCAAAAAACATTTAAAGATGTTAATCATCAATTAATTCAACAATTATCATAA
- the hisD gene encoding histidinol dehydrogenase, translating into MDILNWQTLTPSAKQAALLRSPLIGDANLEQSVATIIEAVVNDGDQALRRFNKQFDNVNIDQLKLSKDEIANACAAVPEQLKQAIAQAKGNIKAFHQAQISTKVDIETQPGVRCELRTEPIEKVGLYIPGGTAPLISTVLMLALPAKIAGCAKRVLVSPPPINDAIIYAANACGITEIYQVGGAQAIAALAFGTESVPQVDKIFGPGNRFVTEAKRAVSQDNRATVSIDMPAGPSEVLVIADADANAEFVAADLLSQAEHGPDSQVMLVTDSSILADQVNQALTQQLALLSRSEVAKTALGCSRTLLVNDMREAAAVSNLYGPEHLIIQTASPRDVLANIRAAGSVFLGAYTPESVGDYASGTNHVLPTYGYSKTVSSLSLADFSRRFTVQELTPAGLVSLSDTVMILAAAEQLDAHKNAVALRIAAINNQALEA; encoded by the coding sequence ATGGACATCCTCAATTGGCAAACGCTAACGCCCAGCGCAAAACAAGCAGCACTATTAAGATCGCCTTTAATTGGTGATGCAAATCTAGAGCAAAGCGTTGCGACGATTATTGAAGCGGTCGTTAATGATGGCGATCAGGCATTGCGTCGTTTCAATAAGCAGTTTGATAACGTCAATATTGACCAACTTAAACTGTCAAAAGATGAAATAGCCAACGCCTGCGCTGCAGTGCCCGAACAACTTAAACAGGCGATTGCGCAGGCCAAAGGTAATATCAAGGCTTTTCATCAAGCGCAGATCTCAACCAAGGTTGATATTGAAACTCAGCCAGGGGTGCGTTGTGAGCTGAGAACTGAGCCAATTGAGAAGGTCGGACTCTATATTCCAGGGGGCACAGCGCCGTTAATTTCAACGGTACTCATGCTAGCACTGCCCGCAAAAATCGCCGGCTGTGCCAAGCGAGTTTTGGTCAGCCCACCGCCGATCAACGACGCCATTATCTATGCTGCCAATGCTTGTGGTATTACCGAAATCTATCAAGTTGGCGGCGCTCAAGCGATAGCCGCACTGGCTTTTGGCACCGAGTCAGTGCCGCAGGTCGATAAGATTTTTGGCCCTGGTAACCGTTTTGTCACCGAAGCAAAGCGCGCAGTGAGCCAAGATAATCGCGCAACGGTCAGTATCGATATGCCCGCAGGCCCCTCTGAGGTATTGGTCATTGCCGATGCTGATGCTAATGCCGAATTCGTTGCTGCCGATCTGTTGTCGCAAGCAGAACACGGCCCTGACTCCCAAGTCATGCTCGTTACCGACTCAAGCATACTTGCAGACCAGGTTAATCAGGCATTAACCCAGCAACTCGCGCTACTTTCTCGCTCAGAGGTGGCTAAAACGGCGCTCGGTTGCAGCCGCACATTGCTGGTTAACGATATGCGCGAGGCTGCAGCAGTATCTAATCTGTATGGGCCTGAACACCTGATTATTCAAACGGCATCACCAAGAGACGTACTTGCTAATATTCGTGCAGCGGGTTCTGTGTTTCTAGGGGCTTATACGCCAGAATCTGTGGGGGATTATGCCAGTGGTACTAATCACGTATTACCCACATACGGCTACAGCAAAACGGTTTCAAGCTTGTCTTTAGCGGATTTTAGCCGCCGATTTACGGTACAAGAACTGACCCCTGCAGGCTTAGTCTCTTTAAGCGATACCGTGATGATATTGGCCGCAGCAGAGCAGCTCGATGCTCATAAAAATGCGGTTGCGCTGCGTATTGCCGCAATCAACAACCAAGCTCTGGAGGCGTGA